The Streptomyces kanamyceticus genome window below encodes:
- the galE gene encoding UDP-glucose 4-epimerase GalE, translating into MTWLITGGAGYIGAHVVRAMTAAGETAVVYDDLSTGVAERVPAGVPLVVGSVLDGDRLARAFAEHAVTGVVHLAGKKRVGESVERPLHYYRENVEGLRALLDAMVTADVTRLVFSSSASVYGMPDVDMVTEETPCLPMNPYGETKLAGEWLVRAAGRAHGLTTASLRYFNVAGAAAPDLADTGVFNLVPMVFEKLTDGAAPRIFGADYATPDGTCVRDYIHVVDLAEAHVATARKLAAAPRGTDLTLNIGRGEGVSVREMTDLINEVTGYSTPAEVTERRPGDPARVVAAADRIAAELGWSAKHDVRDMIASAWAGWLREHPDAAPRPVV; encoded by the coding sequence ATGACCTGGCTGATCACCGGCGGCGCCGGATACATCGGGGCGCACGTCGTCCGCGCCATGACGGCGGCGGGCGAGACGGCCGTGGTCTACGACGACCTGTCGACCGGCGTCGCCGAGCGCGTGCCCGCCGGGGTGCCGCTGGTCGTCGGCTCGGTCCTGGACGGCGACCGCCTCGCGCGCGCCTTCGCCGAGCACGCGGTCACCGGAGTCGTGCACCTGGCGGGCAAGAAGCGGGTCGGCGAGTCCGTGGAACGGCCGCTGCACTACTACCGCGAGAACGTGGAGGGCCTGCGGGCGCTCCTGGACGCGATGGTCACCGCGGACGTCACCCGCCTCGTCTTCTCCTCCTCCGCGTCGGTCTACGGCATGCCCGACGTGGACATGGTGACGGAGGAGACGCCGTGCCTGCCGATGAACCCGTACGGCGAGACGAAGCTGGCCGGTGAGTGGCTGGTCCGCGCCGCGGGCCGCGCCCACGGCCTGACGACGGCGTCGCTGCGCTACTTCAACGTGGCGGGCGCGGCGGCCCCCGACCTCGCCGACACCGGCGTCTTCAACCTCGTCCCGATGGTCTTCGAGAAGCTCACGGACGGCGCGGCCCCGCGCATCTTCGGCGCGGACTACGCCACCCCCGACGGCACGTGCGTACGCGACTACATCCACGTCGTCGACCTGGCCGAGGCCCACGTGGCCACGGCGCGCAAGCTGGCCGCGGCGCCCCGCGGCACGGACCTCACGCTCAACATCGGCCGTGGCGAAGGCGTCTCCGTCCGCGAGATGACCGACCTGATCAACGAGGTCACCGGATACAGCACCCCCGCCGAGGTCACCGAGCGCCGTCCCGGCGACCCGGCCCGCGTGGTCGCCGCCGCCGACCGCATCGCCGCGGAACTGGGCTGGTCGGCCAAGCACGACGTGCGCGACATGATCGCCTCGGCCTGGGCGGGCTGGCTGCGCGAGCACCCGGACGCCGCACCGCGCCCGGTGGTGTAG
- a CDS encoding response regulator transcription factor, whose product MRVVIAEDNALLREGLVLLLTSAGHEVAAVASTGPEVLPALLEHRPDVAVLDVRMPPGFRDEGLRAALAARARIPGLPVLVLSQYVEETYAAELLGGGAGGVGYLLKDRVGRVDEFLDALERVAGGGTALDPEVVTELLTRRRDDPIDSLTPREREVLQLMAEGRDNATIAALLVVSDRAVSKHIGNVFVKLGLPPSDSGHRRVLAVLAYLNKG is encoded by the coding sequence GTGCGCGTGGTGATCGCCGAGGACAACGCCCTGCTGCGGGAGGGGCTCGTGCTGCTGCTCACCTCCGCGGGGCACGAGGTGGCGGCGGTCGCCTCCACCGGGCCCGAGGTGCTGCCAGCCCTCCTCGAACACCGCCCCGACGTGGCGGTCCTGGACGTACGGATGCCGCCCGGATTCCGCGACGAGGGGCTGCGCGCCGCCCTCGCGGCCCGCGCGCGGATCCCCGGACTTCCGGTGCTCGTCCTCTCGCAGTACGTGGAGGAGACGTACGCCGCCGAACTCCTCGGCGGGGGAGCCGGTGGCGTCGGCTACCTCCTGAAGGACCGGGTGGGGCGCGTCGACGAGTTCCTCGACGCGCTGGAGCGGGTGGCAGGCGGCGGCACCGCCCTCGACCCCGAGGTGGTCACGGAGCTGCTCACCCGCCGCCGCGACGACCCCATCGACTCGCTGACGCCGCGCGAGCGCGAGGTGCTCCAGCTGATGGCCGAGGGCAGGGACAACGCGACGATCGCCGCGCTGCTCGTGGTCTCCGACCGGGCGGTCAGCAAGCACATCGGCAACGTCTTCGTGAAGCTGGGCCTGCCGCCGAGCGACAGCGGGCACCGGCGGGTGCTCGCGGTCCTCGCCTATCTGAACAAGGGCTAG
- a CDS encoding SDR family NAD(P)-dependent oxidoreductase — MSTKTYVVTGGTDGIGKALAHTLLERGHEVTVVGRSAEKGARWRDFAQRSGAKDRARFIRADLALASETQATLDTIRATHTRLDALVLCARHFRSTRLSTPEGLESTFAHFYLSRFLLSHGLTDLLDSADAPVILNVAGPGGGGEISWDDLQLTRSYDGGRALAQGGRLNDLLAAGFAAVHPDSKIRYVLLNPGTVSTSFSGSYAPDVLAQVEAMRRSAPPIAEALPYLLRHVDTPQGPSFTAYDRTAQLPTDTPDFHGADAHHLHTLTESLLPTLR; from the coding sequence GTGAGCACGAAGACGTACGTCGTCACCGGCGGCACGGACGGCATCGGCAAGGCCCTGGCCCACACCCTCCTGGAGCGGGGCCACGAGGTGACGGTCGTAGGACGCAGCGCGGAAAAGGGCGCGCGATGGCGGGACTTCGCCCAGCGGAGCGGCGCGAAGGACAGGGCCCGCTTCATCCGGGCGGACCTCGCCCTGGCCTCCGAAACGCAGGCGACGCTCGACACGATCCGTGCCACCCACACGCGGCTCGACGCCCTCGTCCTCTGCGCCCGGCACTTCCGCTCCACCCGCCTGAGCACGCCCGAGGGCCTCGAAAGCACCTTCGCGCACTTCTACTTGAGCCGCTTCCTCCTGAGCCACGGCCTCACGGACCTGCTCGATTCCGCCGACGCCCCCGTCATCCTCAACGTCGCGGGTCCTGGCGGCGGAGGGGAGATCTCCTGGGACGACCTCCAGCTGACGCGGTCCTACGACGGAGGCCGGGCGCTGGCCCAGGGCGGCCGCCTCAACGACCTCCTCGCCGCGGGCTTCGCGGCCGTCCACCCCGACTCGAAGATCCGGTACGTCCTGCTCAACCCCGGGACGGTCAGCACGAGCTTCTCCGGTTCGTACGCCCCGGACGTCCTGGCCCAGGTCGAAGCGATGCGCCGCTCGGCCCCACCGATCGCGGAGGCACTCCCCTACCTCCTCCGCCACGTGGACACCCCGCAGGGCCCCTCCTTCACGGCCTACGACCGCACCGCCCAACTCCCCACCGACACCCCCGACTTCCACGGCGCGGATGCCCACCACCTCCACACCCTCACGGAATCCCTGCTCCCCACCCTCCGGTAG
- a CDS encoding PPOX class F420-dependent oxidoreductase, producing the protein MPRVPQAPLAPTPLSPKLKKAIDSKVFVTVATIRPDGSPHQSVVWVGREGDDLFFVTGVDKVKIRNLRRDPRLSVTVNPPDEPYGYAVITGTARLDGADSRDRMDELALKYTGLTYAEHHPESAAALPELITVRITPEKIAARFL; encoded by the coding sequence ATGCCACGAGTTCCCCAAGCGCCCCTTGCCCCTACCCCCCTCTCACCGAAGCTGAAGAAGGCCATCGACTCCAAGGTCTTCGTCACCGTGGCGACGATCCGCCCCGACGGGAGCCCGCACCAGTCGGTGGTCTGGGTGGGACGCGAGGGCGACGACCTGTTCTTCGTGACCGGCGTCGACAAGGTCAAGATCCGCAACCTGCGGCGCGACCCGCGCCTGAGCGTGACGGTCAACCCGCCGGACGAGCCGTACGGCTACGCGGTGATCACCGGCACCGCACGGCTCGACGGCGCGGACAGCCGCGACCGGATGGACGAACTGGCACTCAAATACACGGGCTTGACCTACGCCGAGCACCACCCGGAGTCGGCGGCCGCGCTCCCCGAACTGATCACCGTCCGCATCACTCCCGAGAAGATCGCCGCGAGGTTCCTGTGA
- a CDS encoding ABC transporter permease, translating to MSAATYENADRKPGPKKTTKKTTKTTGLNKTGPRKPDPKETGGPKKTGPKKTRVTALLAARAARTHRKAWAAVFAALALTSLLLGAFTLALASAGLGHARVERYADADLVVTGDQNTRFTAKPWGSKPETATAGLTERVRVPRAALKTVRAVPGVRSAIADEVFQAGVEGTRTTGRPWDAARLGSYSLREGAAPRQASEVVVGEGTARVGERVTVRVAGTDATYRVTGVAEGPRDAAYFTSAEARRLAGHPGSVAAVGVTAAPGTSTSDLYARVRHALDAAGLHGVGHRADGDGAGLHVLTGNGRGGAEFLGAAPARSGMLALLGSVMATVVLIALLVVSSTVVQALQQRSRELGLLRAVGATPRQLRGAVGREVGRVAAGAALVGAVAAVPAYLALRTLLDARGALPPGLELPLPPWLLPAPLVTAGLTLLVARVAALIACARTTKVRPAEALREAAPGNARRITGLVLLFIGASSAATATLQHGEAAAAAAGAAAVVLVIGCALLGPWIAEGAMRVLGGPLRRHGGPAGHLAAANCTASARRLGAALTPIILVTAFVSVQLAAGATMTHAAGDQAEKAARADYAVTAAGGLPKGTLERIRATPGVRAATAVTRGTVVLARRETGSPRLDRLPVLGVTPEGLSRTLDPAVREGGLSALRPGTVAVGRDQARDLDVRPGSKVTLRFGDGVEARLKVVATYDRELALGAFLFSRDQLLRHTSAPGPDRILVAAADTATTSLRAAAPGARVTADPAPERLDPEDRALGEVVTVAAVGAVGGFTVIAVLSTLSLITIGRRPELALLRLAGAGRDQLRRMLRLEAAATALTGLVVGAAVASFPLLAFSLSTARTIPHLPLPQAALIALTVAATTAAGTLVPSWPVLRGRYPAR from the coding sequence ATGAGCGCGGCGACGTACGAGAACGCGGACCGGAAGCCGGGCCCGAAGAAGACCACGAAGAAGACCACGAAGACGACCGGCCTGAACAAGACCGGCCCGAGAAAGCCCGACCCGAAAGAGACCGGCGGCCCGAAGAAGACCGGCCCGAAGAAGACCCGTGTCACCGCGCTGCTCGCCGCCCGCGCGGCGCGCACGCACCGCAAGGCCTGGGCCGCGGTCTTCGCCGCGCTCGCCCTGACCTCACTCCTCCTCGGCGCCTTCACCCTGGCCCTGGCGTCGGCCGGACTCGGGCACGCGCGTGTGGAGCGCTACGCGGACGCCGACCTCGTCGTCACCGGTGACCAGAACACCCGCTTCACCGCCAAGCCGTGGGGCAGCAAGCCCGAGACGGCGACGGCGGGGCTCACCGAGCGCGTACGGGTCCCTCGGGCAGCGCTGAAGACGGTGCGCGCGGTTCCCGGGGTGCGCTCGGCGATCGCCGACGAGGTGTTCCAGGCGGGCGTCGAAGGGACCCGGACCACCGGACGCCCTTGGGACGCGGCCCGGTTGGGCTCCTACTCCCTGCGCGAGGGAGCCGCTCCCCGGCAGGCGTCCGAGGTCGTCGTGGGCGAGGGAACGGCCCGCGTCGGCGAGCGCGTCACGGTACGGGTCGCGGGGACCGACGCGACGTACCGGGTGACAGGCGTGGCCGAAGGCCCCCGCGACGCCGCCTACTTCACCTCCGCCGAGGCCCGCCGCCTGGCCGGTCACCCCGGCTCCGTGGCCGCCGTCGGCGTGACGGCGGCCCCCGGCACGAGCACGTCGGACCTGTACGCGCGCGTGCGGCACGCGCTGGACGCGGCGGGGCTGCACGGCGTGGGGCACCGGGCGGACGGGGACGGCGCGGGACTGCACGTACTGACGGGGAACGGGCGCGGCGGAGCCGAGTTCCTCGGTGCGGCACCCGCGAGGTCGGGCATGCTCGCGCTGCTCGGCTCGGTGATGGCGACGGTCGTCCTCATCGCGCTCCTCGTGGTGTCGTCGACGGTGGTGCAGGCGCTGCAGCAACGCTCGCGCGAACTGGGCCTGTTGCGGGCGGTCGGGGCGACGCCGCGACAGCTGCGGGGCGCGGTGGGCCGGGAGGTCGGCAGGGTCGCGGCAGGCGCGGCGCTCGTCGGCGCGGTCGCGGCCGTCCCCGCGTATCTCGCCCTGCGCACCCTGCTCGACGCACGGGGCGCTCTGCCGCCCGGCCTCGAACTCCCGCTCCCGCCCTGGCTGTTGCCCGCTCCCCTGGTGACGGCGGGACTGACGCTCCTGGTGGCCCGCGTCGCCGCGCTCATCGCCTGCGCGCGGACCACGAAGGTCCGCCCCGCCGAGGCGCTGCGCGAGGCGGCACCCGGCAACGCGCGGCGGATCACCGGCCTCGTGCTGCTCTTCATCGGGGCGAGTTCGGCGGCGACGGCGACGCTGCAGCACGGCGAGGCCGCCGCCGCGGCGGCCGGTGCGGCGGCGGTGGTCCTGGTGATCGGGTGCGCGCTGCTCGGCCCGTGGATCGCCGAGGGCGCCATGCGGGTGCTCGGCGGCCCGCTGCGCCGCCACGGCGGTCCCGCGGGCCACCTCGCGGCGGCCAACTGCACGGCGTCCGCGCGGCGTCTGGGGGCGGCGCTCACCCCGATCATCCTGGTCACGGCGTTCGTCTCGGTGCAGCTCGCGGCGGGCGCGACGATGACGCACGCCGCGGGCGACCAGGCGGAGAAGGCGGCGCGGGCCGACTACGCGGTGACCGCGGCGGGCGGCCTGCCCAAGGGCACGCTGGAGCGGATCAGGGCGACACCGGGCGTACGGGCCGCGACGGCCGTCACGCGCGGCACGGTGGTCCTGGCCCGCCGCGAGACGGGCTCGCCGCGCCTGGACCGCCTGCCGGTGCTCGGCGTCACCCCCGAGGGCCTGTCCCGGACGCTCGACCCCGCCGTACGGGAGGGCGGCCTGTCCGCGCTCCGCCCCGGCACGGTGGCGGTCGGCCGCGACCAGGCGCGCGACCTGGACGTACGCCCCGGCTCGAAGGTGACGCTGCGCTTCGGGGACGGAGTGGAGGCGCGCCTGAAGGTGGTGGCGACGTACGACCGCGAACTGGCCCTTGGCGCCTTCCTGTTCTCCCGGGACCAGCTCCTGCGCCACACCTCGGCACCGGGCCCCGACCGCATCCTGGTCGCCGCGGCGGACACCGCCACGACGTCGCTGCGCGCGGCGGCCCCCGGGGCGCGGGTCACGGCGGACCCCGCCCCCGAGCGGCTCGACCCGGAGGACCGGGCGCTCGGCGAGGTGGTGACCGTGGCGGCGGTCGGCGCGGTCGGCGGCTTCACGGTGATCGCCGTCCTGAGCACGCTGTCCCTGATCACGATCGGCCGTCGCCCCGAACTCGCCCTGCTCCGCCTGGCCGGTGCGGGCCGGGACCAACTGCGGCGCATGCTGCGCCTGGAGGCGGCGGCGACGGCACTGACCGGCCTGGTGGTGGGCGCGGCGGTGGCGTCGTTCCCCCTGCTCGCCTTCAGCCTGTCGACGGCCCGCACGATCCCGCACCTCCCGCTGCCCCAGGCGGCACTGATCGCGCTGACGGTCGCCGCGACGACGGCCGCGGGCACGCTTGTGCCGTCCTGGCCGGTGCTGCGGGGCCGCTACCCGGCGCGCTGA
- a CDS encoding glycosyltransferase family 39 protein, whose product MQATPRPAPAPAPASTPTPALAPFTAALLPALVMFTLGLWGLDRGTMWRDEGTTLDVARRSLPEIWHLVHRVDAVHGLYYVLMHGVLPAHPGEVALRLPSVVAASAAAALVAVIGTRLARPRVGLWAGLLYAVTPLAGHYAQEGRSYALVAAGAALTTLLLLRAVERSGTAADRPAWSAWCAYAAAATGTALLHELAALLLVAHAVTLLVARVPRPARRGWAVAACATCVLLVPLFVASGGQSAQVAWLVAPDGAAAERLLRAFAGPTRLVLVGQVLLAVVALRPPWSRAGRGTLSLPGLSLPVVALPLLVVPPAVLLAVSQRWPLYQDRYVLFALAGLPLLVAAGADRVVRGVGAALRTRPGDPPWPAPRPWLSRGRTAVAAVGAAAVGVTLWWQLPLHRLDRAVGHDRENPAGAAAFAAREVRPGEPVLFLPLIARRVSLAYPDSFRGARDLALATSPDSSGTLYGVEVNPAELRRRLAVVDRLWVLTEPPALRQAQRAGRSAEGVKLAVLKREFTPHATYTVRGATLRLYVRR is encoded by the coding sequence ATGCAGGCCACGCCGCGCCCCGCGCCCGCCCCCGCGCCCGCCTCCACACCCACCCCCGCGCTCGCCCCCTTCACCGCCGCGCTCCTGCCCGCCCTCGTCATGTTCACTCTCGGACTGTGGGGCCTGGACCGGGGCACCATGTGGCGCGACGAAGGCACCACCCTGGACGTCGCGCGGCGCTCGCTCCCGGAGATCTGGCACCTGGTGCACCGGGTCGACGCGGTGCACGGCCTCTACTACGTCCTCATGCACGGCGTGCTCCCCGCCCACCCCGGCGAGGTCGCGCTGCGGCTGCCCTCGGTGGTCGCCGCGTCCGCCGCCGCCGCGCTCGTCGCGGTCATCGGCACGCGGCTCGCGCGGCCGCGCGTCGGGCTGTGGGCGGGGCTCCTGTACGCGGTGACGCCGCTCGCGGGGCACTACGCGCAGGAGGGGCGTTCCTACGCGCTCGTCGCCGCGGGGGCCGCGTTGACCACGCTGCTCCTCCTGCGGGCGGTCGAGCGCTCGGGGACCGCCGCCGACCGGCCCGCGTGGTCTGCCTGGTGCGCCTACGCGGCCGCCGCCACCGGCACCGCGCTGCTCCACGAACTCGCCGCGCTGCTGCTCGTCGCCCACGCGGTGACCCTCCTCGTCGCCCGGGTGCCGCGCCCCGCGCGCCGCGGCTGGGCGGTCGCCGCGTGTGCCACCTGCGTGCTGCTTGTCCCGCTGTTCGTCGCGTCCGGCGGGCAGTCCGCCCAGGTGGCGTGGCTGGTGGCGCCGGACGGCGCGGCCGCGGAGCGGCTGCTGCGCGCCTTCGCGGGGCCGACCCGGCTCGTGCTGGTCGGGCAGGTGCTGCTCGCGGTGGTCGCGCTGCGGCCGCCGTGGTCCCGCGCGGGGCGGGGCACGCTCTCGCTGCCCGGACTCTCGCTGCCCGTCGTGGCGCTGCCGCTTCTGGTAGTGCCGCCCGCCGTGCTCCTCGCGGTGTCGCAGCGGTGGCCGCTCTACCAGGACCGCTACGTGCTGTTCGCGCTCGCCGGGCTGCCGCTGCTCGTGGCGGCAGGGGCGGACCGGGTCGTACGAGGGGTTGGCGCGGCACTCCGTACGCGCCCCGGGGACCCGCCGTGGCCCGCCCCGCGACCGTGGCTCTCGCGCGGCCGGACGGCGGTGGCCGCCGTCGGTGCCGCCGCCGTCGGGGTCACCCTGTGGTGGCAGCTGCCGCTGCACCGGCTCGACCGGGCCGTCGGCCACGACCGCGAGAACCCGGCGGGTGCGGCCGCCTTCGCCGCCCGTGAGGTGCGCCCCGGCGAACCGGTCCTGTTCCTGCCCCTGATCGCCCGACGCGTCAGCCTCGCCTACCCGGACAGCTTCCGAGGAGCCCGCGACCTCGCCCTCGCCACCTCACCGGACAGCTCGGGCACGCTCTACGGAGTGGAGGTGAACCCCGCCGAACTCCGCCGCAGACTCGCGGTCGTGGACCGCCTCTGGGTCCTGACGGAGCCGCCCGCGCTGCGCCAGGCGCAGCGCGCGGGGCGGAGCGCGGAGGGGGTCAAACTCGCGGTCCTGAAGCGGGAGTTCACGCCGCACGCCACGTACACGGTGCGGGGCGCGACGTTGCGCCTCTACGTCCGGCGCTGA
- a CDS encoding sensor histidine kinase, giving the protein MKETLRRAGLAMVQLGKGAGLALVSYLFMALLLFTAFVTLLVVGAAVLPETVQLLRRTAGFKRRLVGAWTGRPVSEAYAPLTGDVRERVTAALKDPGTWRDLRWLFVHFVYGLVLLYVAMPLFVIGVLVDGVWCGLFRQRAVLLPLVVGLAGLDARWSRVLLTPSPDALRSAELAERVEELTVTRAGAVAAHGAELRRIERDLHDGTQARLVSLSMRVGLARRAYDKDPEAARKLLDDAQDQAEEALTELRHVVRGIHPPILTDRGLAGAVRALAAGSGLDVTVDAEGVEDPAGESVRAPAAVEAAAYFVVAEALTNAAKHSGAGAAGVELSRAAGVLRIAVRDEGRGGADDAGGSGLLGMRRRVAALDGTLELTSPVGGPTVIEVELPCAW; this is encoded by the coding sequence ATGAAGGAGACGCTGCGCCGCGCGGGGCTCGCCATGGTGCAGCTCGGCAAGGGGGCCGGGCTCGCGCTCGTCTCGTACCTCTTCATGGCGCTGCTGCTCTTCACCGCCTTCGTCACCCTGCTCGTGGTCGGCGCGGCCGTGCTGCCCGAGACGGTCCAACTCCTGCGCAGGACCGCCGGGTTCAAGCGCCGCCTGGTCGGCGCCTGGACGGGGCGGCCGGTGTCCGAGGCGTACGCCCCGCTCACCGGTGACGTCCGCGAGCGGGTGACCGCGGCCCTGAAGGACCCCGGCACCTGGCGCGACCTGCGCTGGCTCTTCGTGCACTTCGTCTACGGCCTTGTCCTGCTGTACGTCGCGATGCCCCTGTTCGTCATCGGCGTGCTGGTCGACGGGGTGTGGTGCGGGCTCTTCCGGCAGCGGGCCGTGCTGCTGCCGCTCGTCGTGGGCCTCGCGGGCCTGGACGCGCGGTGGTCGCGGGTCCTGCTCACCCCGTCGCCCGACGCGCTGCGCAGCGCCGAACTCGCCGAGCGCGTCGAGGAGCTGACGGTCACCCGGGCCGGTGCCGTCGCCGCGCACGGCGCCGAACTGCGGCGCATCGAACGCGACTTGCACGACGGCACCCAGGCGCGGCTCGTCTCCCTGTCGATGCGGGTGGGCCTGGCGCGGCGGGCGTACGACAAGGACCCCGAAGCCGCGCGCAAGCTCCTCGACGACGCCCAGGACCAGGCCGAGGAGGCGCTCACCGAACTGCGCCACGTCGTGCGCGGCATCCACCCGCCGATCCTCACCGACCGCGGCCTGGCGGGCGCCGTGCGGGCGCTCGCCGCGGGCAGCGGGCTCGATGTGACGGTCGACGCGGAGGGCGTCGAGGACCCGGCGGGCGAGTCCGTGCGCGCCCCGGCCGCGGTGGAGGCCGCCGCGTACTTCGTGGTCGCGGAGGCGCTGACCAACGCCGCCAAGCACAGCGGTGCCGGGGCGGCCGGCGTGGAACTGTCCCGGGCGGCGGGGGTGCTGCGGATCGCGGTGCGCGACGAGGGCAGGGGCGGCGCGGACGACGCGGGCGGCAGCGGGCTCCTCGGCATGCGGCGCAGGGTCGCCGCGCTCGACGGGACACTGGAGCTGACGAGCCCCGTCGGGGGGCCGACCGTGATCGAAGTGGAGCTGCCGTGCGCGTGGTGA
- a CDS encoding TetR/AcrR family transcriptional regulator, translated as MTTSRPSGEQPRRRAPAGAAVLREDVTEAIRAAVFEELAAVGYARMSIEGIARRAGVGKTAVYRRWRSKLHLVLDLVSAIAVQGLPAPDTGSLEGDLRLLYEVTSRALRHPVASQVIPDLQAEAARNPEIAEALQKALREGQHGVASGIVRAAVERGEMRAGADEDLALDLVSGPIYWRSVVVRAKLPKGYLGSLAAATAAGLRAL; from the coding sequence ACGACGAGCAGGCCATCAGGTGAACAGCCGCGCCGCAGGGCTCCCGCCGGGGCCGCCGTGCTCCGCGAGGACGTGACCGAGGCCATCAGGGCCGCCGTCTTCGAAGAGCTCGCGGCCGTCGGGTACGCGCGCATGTCCATCGAGGGCATCGCGCGGCGCGCCGGGGTCGGCAAGACCGCCGTCTACCGGCGCTGGCGCTCCAAGCTGCACCTCGTCCTCGACCTCGTCTCCGCGATAGCGGTACAGGGCCTTCCGGCGCCCGACACGGGCTCCCTGGAGGGCGATCTGCGGCTTCTCTACGAGGTGACGTCACGGGCGCTGCGGCACCCCGTGGCCTCGCAGGTCATCCCGGACCTGCAGGCCGAGGCCGCCCGCAACCCGGAGATCGCCGAGGCGCTGCAGAAGGCGCTGCGCGAGGGGCAGCACGGGGTCGCGAGCGGCATCGTGCGCGCCGCCGTCGAGCGGGGCGAGATGCGGGCGGGCGCCGACGAGGACCTGGCCCTCGACCTGGTGTCGGGGCCGATCTACTGGCGGTCCGTGGTGGTGCGGGCGAAGCTGCCCAAGGGGTATCTGGGCAGTCTCGCGGCGGCTACGGCGGCGGGGCTGCGGGCGCTCTGA
- a CDS encoding ABC transporter ATP-binding protein, which produces MFRRRGSGGRTGVVEVAEPDALVLDGVGRSYRRGTVVALEPVDLAVPRGRFLAVMGPSGSGKSTLLQCAAGLDRPTSGTVRIGGVEIAPLREAALTRLRRERVGFVFQAHNLVPSLSVLENVALPLLLGDAPDDGRARDALDSVGLGERGDDRPTELSGGQQQRVAIARALVTSPEVVFADEPTGALDPVTAQDVLALLRQAVDGDGHTVVMVTHDPAAAAWADEALFLAGGRIAARVERPDSAHVHGIMRDLGRRAA; this is translated from the coding sequence ATGTTCAGGCGACGGGGTTCGGGCGGCCGTACGGGCGTGGTGGAGGTGGCCGAGCCGGACGCGCTCGTGCTCGACGGGGTCGGCAGGTCCTACCGGCGCGGCACCGTCGTCGCGCTCGAACCCGTCGACCTCGCCGTGCCGCGCGGACGGTTCCTCGCGGTCATGGGCCCCTCCGGATCGGGCAAGTCGACGCTCCTGCAGTGCGCGGCGGGCCTGGACCGGCCGACGTCGGGGACCGTGCGCATCGGCGGCGTCGAGATCGCGCCGCTGCGCGAGGCGGCGCTGACCCGGCTGCGGCGCGAGCGCGTCGGCTTCGTCTTCCAGGCACACAATCTCGTGCCGTCGCTGAGCGTCCTGGAGAACGTCGCCCTGCCGCTGCTGCTCGGCGACGCTCCCGACGACGGGCGGGCGCGGGACGCGCTCGACTCCGTCGGCCTCGGCGAGCGCGGCGACGACAGGCCCACCGAGCTCTCCGGCGGGCAGCAGCAGCGCGTCGCGATCGCCCGCGCCCTGGTCACCTCGCCCGAGGTGGTCTTCGCCGACGAGCCGACGGGCGCCCTCGACCCGGTCACGGCGCAGGACGTGCTCGCGCTGCTGCGGCAGGCGGTCGACGGGGACGGCCACACGGTGGTGATGGTGACGCACGACCCGGCCGCGGCGGCCTGGGCCGACGAGGCGCTGTTCCTCGCCGGGGGCCGGATCGCCGCGCGAGTCGAGCGTCCGGACAGCGCTCATGTACACGGCATCATGCGGGACTTGGGGCGGCGGGCGGCATGA
- a CDS encoding TetR family transcriptional regulator: MRADAARNLDAVLQTGARLLARDPGTSIAAIAAAAGVDRRTVYRRFETREALMAAVYVAKLDACDGVLADARLGEAPVAVALHRYAEGIIAVSRRWPVDLQQVKDEAAAARLRALIERLDAFMARAVAEGALRSGLPDRWARALLVQLTNLASHEMPELTPAQGADLVARTLFEGLGPAAS; the protein is encoded by the coding sequence ATGAGAGCTGACGCCGCACGCAATCTCGACGCCGTCCTGCAGACCGGCGCGCGCCTCCTCGCGCGCGATCCCGGCACGAGCATCGCGGCGATCGCGGCCGCCGCGGGCGTCGACCGGCGCACCGTCTACCGCCGCTTCGAGACCCGGGAGGCGCTGATGGCCGCCGTGTACGTGGCCAAGCTCGACGCCTGCGACGGCGTGCTCGCCGACGCGCGCCTCGGCGAGGCTCCGGTGGCGGTCGCCCTGCACCGGTACGCGGAGGGGATCATCGCCGTCAGCCGCCGGTGGCCCGTGGACCTCCAGCAGGTGAAGGACGAGGCCGCCGCCGCCCGGCTGCGTGCGCTGATCGAGCGGCTCGACGCCTTCATGGCCCGCGCGGTGGCCGAGGGTGCGCTGCGATCCGGTCTTCCCGATCGCTGGGCGCGCGCCCTGCTCGTCCAGCTCACCAACCTCGCCTCGCACGAGATGCCGGAGCTGACCCCCGCCCAGGGAGCCGACCTGGTGGCCAGGACGTTGTTCGAGGGGCTCGGGCCCGCCGCGTCCTGA